One Argentina anserina chromosome 6, drPotAnse1.1, whole genome shotgun sequence genomic window, GGGACCAATTTTTGTTAACTCTTTTCGAAACTTTCAGAATTAACCGAAAGGATTAAACGGCAACAATTTCAGTAACAATAACAGAGAACAATGATCAAACTTTTCATGCGTCATTTTAGGGTTTTCAACGCACCTTAATTTACCGAAACAAATCAAACAGCCCAATCGAGATCATATCACACAGAATAATGATCAAAACCGCAGACAAATTGAACAATCGAGACCCGTCGCTGCTAATATATGAATcttgaaattgaaatgaaaaccaaaatcaaaatcaaaaacataGATATGAATCGAAGAAGATAATCAAAGATCGTGTGGGCGAAtcaattgaatcaaatcataagAGAAGGAAAGGGGAAAGCTTTGATGATTTTACcatgtggtggtggtggtgaggcGGACCACGGTGGTGGAAGGAAATCCAAACAATTTTAAATTCATTTATTGGAGCAATTGCTTCGTTTATATAATTTCAAACCTGAATGCAACGACTACCTAGTACCTACGACTCTAAAAGCTTCGTTTAAGTGTCTCTCTGTGACAGACCCAAAAAAACACTCTGTGCCAATGAAAGTTCAACACGTGTCCCTATGTTTAACAGTTTGGATTTATAAGTCAAGTattaacctttttttttacaacgTTAACCTTGGTTGGAttaaaatgaatgaaaattgCACATGAACTGTCAGTAGATTGAGAATTTTGGGTTAGGCTGGCATTTATTCACGATACGTCATCAATTtgatgtatttatttattgtagTCGCTCCTTGGACATTATTTTGATGAACACACAGTTTGGTTTTTAGGATGAtcttattaaaaaattatagaTGTGTTGAATCCAATATATCTCTATGGAAATTGATCCTATTGGAATGTAAGTATCTCATGAATATGTGAGATTGTATGTCTTGTTCATTAGTACATATATCGTTGTCTTGCAAGATTGATTTTTCAAACCAATTAATTCCACAATTCTCCATAACTTGTTTTCTGAATGTAAATGTAAACGTATCACAAGAACACTTTGAAGCCAAAGCTGAAGAATGTCTCAAGGATAACGCCGAGTTTCAACCAAATCGACTAGCGTTCTATGTAATCCTTTTCAAGTacataagaaaacaaagaattcAAGAAAATGAGCAACTATATCATTATGAAAATGAGGGAAATCTTTGTCATTCATTTTCATACAAACATGAATAATTATGATAAACCATATAGAAAAATAACTTAATCGGTTTTTAGGCCAACCTTTGTATCTCAGAGTTTACTGGTTGCTGCAGCCTACAACGTGTTATATATGCTGCAAAATGTATTGTATGCATCTAGAGCCTAAGTGATTTATTACCAAATATCAGCATTATCAAGTGCTAATTCCAACTGAAATGCAAAAGAAAACTGAAATTTGGTGTCATGCAATTATACAAGCAGCTGCAGGAGAGTTGAGTATCCTGGCTGAAAGGACATGCACCTCATGAACTTAGTTAGCTTTTTGAAACTATTGGAAAAAGGCATAAGAACTTTTGGAGTTAGAATTGCCTGGCTTTGGCCAACTATCTTACTGCGAGGTGCTGCGGCAGGTGTGCTGAACTTTGGTTCACATTGTTTCTAAGGATTGAATTGATGTTGTGAGTAGTTAGTTACTGGTTCTTCAAGTTTGGCAGTAAAGAGATAATATTGTATTATGAAAAAGACTTGGATCTTAATATACACAATTCCTTTAACTCCTGgcaattttgatttctatgtGCTCTTCAAACAGTCTGACTGCCTGTATGGTGGTTGATGCAAGTTCCTAGATGCAAATGGCTTGAGTTATTTAGAGGCTGTTGCAGGATTAAGCTCTCTCTATCAAATGTGGTCATATCAAAAAGTAAAAAGTGAATTAAGCACTAACTATTGTGGAGCACTAACTTTCCACTTATGATTGTGCTTAATTTTTCCTAAGAAACTCTGCATGTCTGTATTTCCCAGTCATTTCCTAGTTTGGCTAGCTCTAAATCAAAACAAGTCATCTACTTCTACATTGTCTTTCATTATACCAATTTGAAAGGTTATAAATGTCATTTTTCAGAATGCCTAATCATAAGACGATGCTTTGCCTCAGCCACAGACCCTCTGATGGCACCAAGCTCGTGACCACTTTAGCCTTGACTTGGTCGTTCGACGAACAACCAACAATGGGTCAATTGTTACTCTAGTGCTACTGTACATGGTGGCTTTCTCGAAGATGTGTTTAGGAGGAACAATGTGTTTATTGGGCATGTTCTTTGATTCATTTTGTATGCTGAATGGGGGACTTGGATTGTGCATGCAAGGTGTTCGATAAAATGCTTACGAGAAACACTGTAGAGTGGACATGAAAGGAGGGAGgctgtttctttgtttttcatgATGGCGTCTGCTACTAATGGCTATTGAGGCGAGAAAAGTGTGGGGTTACATTGGAGAATGATAATATGTTCTTGGCGGACCTACTGATGCtgcaaaagaaaggaaaacgaTCATACATAGGGATGAACAACTAGTTCAATCAAAGCAAGTATGCAAACGGGCATGCATTTTGGTTTTACAAATTCAGTCTTGTTTATGGTATTTGTTGAGATATTGGGCTATGTTTCGTtttgatattatttttatgaCAAAATGTTCATAGTTTTGTCATGTGTTTTTGCCTTATGATCTAAACGAACGAGATATTCCTCATGAATTTTTAGAAATGataaaacaagaacaagaatgctgcgaaaaatatataactgTTTGATACATATGTTAGGTGTtgtttgaaaatgatttttcACTTTTAGAGACTTAGAGATAGACTTATTAGGATATTCGGATTTCAATCATTTCATATATCATGTTAGAATGTACATACTAATTGACCCAAAAAAATGTACGTACTAGTCCGTGATCAATGCCTTAATATTATAATAACATTTTATCTTGTATGATCAAAGTCACTGTGTACGTATAGATCAACCGAGTTGATCAATTGTGCACACTAACTAGTTTCGTTAGTTGTTCACAAACGATCTATAACTAGGGGCATATCCAGCCCTGGAGCCCAGGTGAAATTTCagtccagaaaaaaaaaattcaaccatctatttaaaaaaaaaaaattaaaccacCGATTGTACGAGATCTCTCTGCTTTCATCTATACTTCTACCGTTCTACTATATAATCCACAGGTTTAGCTATTCTCCAGTTCTCTTCTATgttcttttaaaattgaatcaaatacTGATTATAGAATGATTAGATTCTGAAATTTGGTGGGTATATAGATTTGTTCACTTTGTTGGTTAAACATATCTTATTGAAAATTTGGaatatgattatatgaaattgGGTGTTAATGTGTTAGTCTTGCTACTGTAATACTGAATAGCTGAATAGATTATGATCAAAGattgattattttattttcctatttGAGTTTGTTAAGATTGTAGGAAATTAGTGTTGGTATATGAGTTTGTTAGTTAAACTATCGATTTGGAATGATTGGAAatttaaaatctgaaatttggtggtatgTTAGAGAATTGCCGAATTAGAGATTAAATATTTGTCCATGTGAGTTAGTTAAGAACTTAAGATTACACGGAATTGTAGAAATATTTAGGTttaatttacttttaattatatgaacttCATACACTCCATATTGtaaatctgaaaaaaaaaaaaatttagccTTCGGCCAAAATTGTAGCCCACCTCATAAAATCTTATATGTCCATGAAATTAGCTTAGGTGACATTTTTATCTTAGATCCGCCAGTGTCTATAACTTCGTTATTGGCTTATTGCTACTGCTTAGCGAGTGCAGAaaattgaagcaaaatttTCATTGGTATAGATAATAATGAGTTCAAAATGTCAATGagattgataaaaaaaatgtgaaaGAGGTTTGCATGAAGTGTCGGCACTTTATTGGATGGGAAGGACTTGAGTGCATGCGCGGCAAAACAGAGGATCCAATAAACCCGCAATTGCTTAGGCACCCAACTCCAAATCCAGAGACCACGTGTCGCTTTACGTAATCATAAATCAAGTCCCATAAacattaaaattaaataatagTCCCCCAGGCGCACGTTAGCGTGGACCCCACAGTGTCTCCTAATAAACAGGAACGGTTTCGAAATGCTCGCTTAGATTTCCTTGTCTCTCACAGCAGCTCAGACAAGGCCCTCCTCCTCCCTCCGTCCGTCGTCTTCAatctctctccctcctccgtCGCTGTCAGATCCTTTTCCAACCTCCGCATTTTCCACAGGtgctcttctttctctttccctGTTTCTCTCAAGTTTATATAGATAGTATGAAGCGCATTCCCAGAATGTTGTTTTAAGTTCTTCCGagatttcatttcttgttgtcTTGAAGGGAATGGTGAGTTTTCTCCTTGGCTTACCTGAAGAAAACGGCTGCCGTTTTGACATCTTAAGCTCATTTTCATTCTTCATGGATTTTGATCTGGTTTTCTCAATCAGTTTTCAAAATTTGTATGCTTGCATGTTTGAAATTCCAGTGGATTATTGGATCTATTGCAAAAgagtctttcttttttttacacTTTGATGCTGATTCGGCATTGGCGGAGTTTAGATGTCCAGATTGATGATGCACAACTTGGGGATAGAGGAGTATTAATTTGAATTGGTTAGAAACTAATATGTTAATGTTGGGGGGTGTTTGCAGTCTGCTGGAAAGTTCTCTGTGTCGAGCCTTGGACAAGGTTTCTATAAGTTTGCTATGCGGGGTCGTCACGTTGATGCCTACTCGGCGTACAAGCGTGTCACGTCAAAGGACTACTTTAATGCTTATGATAGAGAAGAAGACACAGGTACTTCTTCCCATTGATCTTTCAgcaatttataattttgtgCTGTGTTTTGGATTGCTTTACCATTTTCTGCTAGGTTGAGATTTAGTAATGTGATTGAAAATGCAACTAGCCTGGGTGATCATAGATTTTGTTGTGGCTGATTTCTCGTGTGGGTTTTAGAACGTCTATTGAGCGGCAAAGATCTTGGCAACCCTTCATGGAGGCGCTCTTTGCCTCATATGCTTGTAGCAGCTGtttcttctttcttatttGGCTATCATCTCGGGTAAGTGCTTAATCCTGAGGATTAGAGAAAATTGcctatattttcacatttatGTCTTAGGCTAACTTAATGATATTTTCTTCTGTGGCTTTTGCTAATGCAGAGTGGTAAATGAGACACTAGATAGTATTTCTCTTGACCTTGGCTTCAGTGGGAATCCCTTCGCTAAGGGTACTTACTAATATTTGGCTTTCCAATATTTTTCTTAGCTAAATGCATGTCATAATCTAATctcatgtttttcttttgtctaTGCAGGTTTAGTTGTGAGTACGTGTTTAGGGGCGGCTTTTGTTGGATCTCTATTCAGTGGCTGGGTTCTAGATGGAGTCGGGCATCGAAGGGCATTTCAGCTGTGTGCGCTTCCGATGATAATCGGTGCGTCGATGAGGTAGCTTCATTTTTGATCTGTGACAGTATCATATGTGCCTAACTGATTATTTGATTTatttcaaagaaaaatgaaattacgAAGACAGAAATTGGATTTATATCATTGTAAAGTTGCTGAGGAAACATAGACCAATTAAAGAATGAACTGTCATATTACAGGTGTAGATTATTGCTAGGTAGAAGAAACTAGATGAATGCGAGACTGAAACCATTACATTATATGTCCACCCTAAACGTCAAACTACATTTCAAAGTAGAAATCATGAATTGCATATGAGCAGCTTTTGCATGTCTTTCACTTTAAATTGTCTAGCTAAGCAAGACTACCAGCAGGATTACTTCTAACCAGCAGAAGGAAATCATGTGGGGTTTAGGTGCGCATTGTGAATGTGATTATTAAAAACCAATCTAACAAATTACTAAGAACACAATTATCAGCACTTTATGGCACCCTTTCATGGTCCAAGGCCGTCATTTTGTTCCGCCCTTGTACCATTCTCTCTTGCACGTTTTTACAATAGAAGTGTTTGCTtacaaattaattattaattcttATACATCTATAACAATCAGGGAATAGGGGCAATTCACATAATCCTTTGCCTAACAACTTGTGGTTTTACTGAAGAACCTATATGACTTTGCAGTGCAACAACTCACAGCCTATGGGGCATGATTTTAGGGCGGATATTTGTTGGAACTGGGATGGGCATTGGTCCTCCTGTTGCTGCTCTTTATGTGTCAGAGGTAATACTCATCTTTATGGTTTCTCTGCAACTTTTTGCTGGTACAGCATAGTCTCTAGCTCTATCCTTACGCATTTAAGAATAATTTGTTCTCACAAGCAGATTTCGCCAGCTTTTGTAAGGGGTACTTTTGGTAGCTTCACACAAATTGCTACATGTCTCGGACTGATGGGGGCTTTATTTATTGGAGTTCCAGCCAAAGATATAGTGGGTTGGTAAGATAAAATTAATGGGTGATACTAATCTTGAAACTTTGTGTTTTACTGTTCCAAGTCTTCTTTTTCTAAGCATCTTTCGTATTTCCTGATGATCGTCTAAAGTACTATTTTCTGTATCAATATTATCGATGCTTAGGTGGCGGGTTTGCTTTTGGGTATCTACTGTTCCTGCTGCAGTGCTTGCTATTTGCATGGAGTTCTGTGCAGAGAGTCCGCATTGGCTTTTCAAGGTTATCTACTTGCAGATTTTTAAAGTTGGTCAAGTTAGTGTTATGTGTATCAATATTAATTTCCTATCTGTTGGTCTTTTGATTTGGTTGACGTCTATTGGGATCGTGATATGTAAATATAGATAATAACAAATTGTTAGTTTTTTCCTGCCGTAGAAgtgaatatataataaatgtaAATGGTATGAACGTACCTTTGTGCCTTGCCTACGTTGTGTGTGATATCCTAATCcactttttattttagtaCTTAGGTTGGCAGTGATCTGTGTATGAACGGATCTGAACTTTTCCAGTTGCTTGTTATTTCCTGCTTGTTCTCTGTAGTTTTCGGTAGATTAAGTATCAAATATTTTCTGATTGGAAGATTTAATGTTAGTGCTCAAAATTGCTTTCTGGTGTAACTATCTTAGATCTCTTTGTATCTCAGATATGCTTTGTTTTATCTAAATCATGTGTACCCGCATCTCAGATGAACTATACAAGGATAATAAGAACTCGCATCATTTACTCCCACCTCTTCTAATTCTTTGCAGCCATTATATAACTTGTTTTAGCTCACCTTTGAGATAACAGTTTTTTCTGACTTGGTTCAGAGAGGACGAACAACTGAAGCTGAAGCTTCATTCGAGAAACTACTAGGAGGACCACATGTTAAATTGGCAATGGCAGAATTGTCAAAGAGTGATCGAGGGGATGAATTGGATACAGTAAAGTTCTCAGAGCTACTGTATGGCCGCCATTTCAAAAGTATAATATCTATTCAGTTGTACATTAGTTAAGATAAGACAATTCTGTGCTTCATTCTCCATGGTTACCTTATACCTTCATATTTTGCAGTGGTTTTCATTGGGTCTGCCATTTTTGCTTTACAACAGCTGTCAGGCATAAATGCTGTATTCTATTTCTCCTCAACTGTCTTTAAAACTTTCGGCATTCCTTCAGATATAGCAAATGTATGTGTAGGATTTGCAAATCTATCAGGTATGGTTGGGTTAAatcttttacttatttttgAGATTATGTCTGTATATTTGTTTATAAATTGATTATGTGCTTgttctctttttgttttcatttcattttcttttatacTATTATAGGGTCAGTTGTTGCAATGATATTGATGGATAAGCTCGGGAGAAAAGTACTTCTTCTTGGAAGTTTTACTGGCATGGTAAGCTCCTAAGGTACCTTAATTATGGAATTCAGGCTCTAATTTGAGATGTTAGCAAAACCCACATCATATTTTTCACTGTGCAACAGAAATATGCACCGTGTCAATGTCACTTTTGATATTGTGTCTGGGGAAATTTTCTAAGTAGATCTTCTATTTGAATTTCAATTGATGACAATGTGGTGAAACGTTAACTCAAAAGTAAACTTGAATAGAGTTGATGCTTATTCATTTAtggaaaagggaaacaaagaAGTCAAAGCCAgtagttgtattttgaatttgtCCTCAAAAATATTCCATTTTGTCATTCTTAGGTCTTTTATCTGTTGATTGGCTTTTGTTATAATGCGTTATGTTGTATCTAAATAAACACTGTTGAGGATAGTTATAAATAGTCGTTCCAAAGGTAGGGTCCATCATCTGCCAATATTGCGTTTGCTTCTACTGtagttgttttatttatttatattttttttacatgACTAGAATATTGGTATGCAACTGAccagtgatatatatattccttGGTTTAGGTAGTGTCATTGGGTCTTCAAGTAAGTGGAGCAAGTTCTTTTACATCAGGGTCTGGAGCACTGAGTCTATCTGTCGGTGGCATGCTGCTGTGAGTAGTGAATCTTCAATTCTTTCATAAAGaactttaaaaaaattctACAAATACAGAACTAAATAATAAACAGAAGCTTCTTATTTCTTTGGtctaaaatatgaaaagattGGGCTGAGATACTTTTGAAAATTAGTCTTTCAGATCCTTAGGATTATAAATGTATATACACGTCAGTATGCCAGTCATCTATATAGATTGAAATCTAACGCTTACGTGACTATAAGACATCATATAGCTAATAGCATAAGTTCTGAAATAAATTCACATATAAATTCTGAATTTTGTGATCGATTATGCAGGTTTGTTTTAATGTTTTCTCTCGGAGCTGGTCCAGTGCCTAGTCTTCTCCTATCAGAAATTCTTCCTAGCCGCATTAGAGCAAAGGCCATGGCAGTTTGCATGGCTGTGCATTGGGTAATTTTCTTCTGTATTACATTTAATTTGGGTTTTTGaacctctttcttcttcattatGGGAGCTGAGATAAGACCAGCTTTCTGACTACACAAACTATGCTACATGATGACCACTTTTTTAAAAGggttatttatgcttagtcaTGAAATTATATGCAAGAAATAGAAATCTTAAAAGTTTAGTGTAAACAGCCAACCCCAGTTCTTGATCAACACTATTGTACTTCTTAACTTCAAGAATCAAGACAGTCTTATAAATAAGGAAACAGAGATGAGCTATTCTAGTGATTCCCTTTATTTTCACATGCCAAGGTGCTGAGGTGATATAAATTGACTGAAGCAGATATAACATTCTTTACGCACCTAAGCTACATTTGGATTGAGTAATTGAACAAATGTTTGTATCTGAGAAGGCTGAGCTTGATGAAAGAAACAATAGATACAACGCATTTGACGTAATAGGATGCATTTCACATGGATTGAAGTTACACATGCAAGGATTTATTTGAAGTTAATGTGATGCATATAATAAACAAGTGATATGTTGACATAATTCCTTCTTGGGTCCCTTGTTTTGAAATAATTCCAACTAAGTAGACCTAATTTAAAATACTTTCTCATGGTGTCTGcctttttattaattatatgtGTAGTTTTCAAGATGTTATGTATTTGACATATTTCCACTTTTTAAGTCTCATGATCGCTCAAGAAGATCTTCCtacctaatttttttatataaaataacataaagaaattaaaaaaaaacatgcatgTAGATTGAGGCTTTGACATCATCTCTGTTTTCATCTCGATCCCCAACATAATGAGATAGAAGAAGGCAAGCCCTTATAGTTTCATTTTCACATTTATGTAATGTAATGTCATCTCACATATATGGCTGTCTGCAACAGGTGGTAAATTTCTTTGTTGGTCTATTCTTTTTGCCCTTGCTGGAGAAAATCGGGCCACAACTTCTGTATACAATTTTTGGTACATTTTGTGCATTGGCTGTGATGTTTGTGAAGAGATATGTagtggaaacaaaaggaaagtcACTccaagaaattgaaattgcaCTTATTCCACCACAGTAAAGGTACTAACTTCCTTATTCTTTGCACCAATCTTGTTAGTTGTGGAAAGATTAGTTGGGAAAAAGGTTTTGGTTCGCGTTACTACCAAAAATGAGTTTAATTTAGCatttgcttcataatgcataCTGCTATGTTGTAACTCTGGAATCTAGAGTTATTTGTGTTAGTTCTGGCAGTTTACCGATTCACTATATTCTAGCTTCACTTGATTTAATTCTTCAAACATAAAAATCAACTTGATGTAACACTTCCATTATATTCTAGTTCACTTGACttgaaacataaaataaaagaagaaaaaaaaatcaatttgatAGATACCAATGGGGAAGCTCAACTGCTCAAATAGCAAGCAAGCATATAGCAAGTACTTTGAGAAGTGGTAGTCCAAAAACCTATTTgcatgataatatatatatatatatatataggccttcttggctgcggaggtccgcaccaagattttggtgcggatttccatctttttaccactttttgatcgaattttctcatctccaccgtctagtatctagataatattgtgtagatcatctctgcaaaatttcagccaatttggtaatcttTAAGTCActcaaaattgtgtttttctgttaaaaatatgaacggtaacGGTTCGACAGAATTCGGTCCGTCCATTTGTTATtcgattttgagggccttaacgattaccaaattggctgaaattttgtagagatgatctacacaatattatatagatactagacggtggagatgacaaaattcgatcaaaaagtggtaaaaagatggaaatccgcaccaaaatcattggtgcggacctccttaGCTGAGAAaatccgtatatatatatatatatatattaataatgcACGGTAATCTCTTAGGGGCAACACCCATCTGAATTGTATTATGACCATACTGAAGTCAGTGAAGTGTGTGGTGTGTTTGCATGCTATGTGACTTTGGTACAATATGTAATTATAAGTCCAGTAAAATTAATATCTTTCATGTGATGTATGTGGGAAAAACTAATTTCAGACCTTTTATTGTTTGCTTTGTCTCTGTAGGTtcttcaacaaaattagattACTTGTTTACACAAAGCTGAAGTCCTTTTGTATTGATGGAATCCAAGCCCACTACTTCCCTTAGGTATTGCTATATTAAGCTGACTTGAGTTGTTTTCTTCTTGAGACACGTCTCACATAAACTAGTTTTTACTTCTGTTGcttaaaatttttattttgcatTTCCTTACAAACTAGTTTTAGTCTCATTCTAACTTCTAGTGAGTGGCCACAGAAAGTTGATATTTAATTGGTTGTGGGTCAGGCATTTAACTTTCCCTATAAGCATTACAAATACTGTAAATTCAGATGTCAAGGCCGAATAGAGCTTCGGATTAAAGTTGTCAGTTGTTATTGGTGTCCTGTAAAAGCTGTTGCTCTTTTGCTTATCTGAAGTCAGATGTTCAATTGCAGGGGTATAATGCACAATAAGGTAGTAAGGAGACTCTGAAATCGTGTATGCCCGCCCCAATCCAACTCGAAGTTATTATCATGCAACTGGGGAACTGCTTGGGAACTTGGAAACTGGATGTCAAGTGCTCACCCTGAACGGCTTGTGTATATTCTTAGAGAATTTGTATTTTGAGCACATTGTTGTCTTAGACTAATGAAACATACAACTAATGTAATGCTAGCACCTGAATttggaaaaaatatatttgatagTCATAAACtggttcaaaaaaaaaagcatctATGTTATTATATGGACCGAATAACTGACATCAGTGTTGTCCCTCAACTTATAAGAACACCCTGACGTTGACCATTTGGAGACTTGGTTTCATCAGACCCACTGACCTTGGAGACATTTGAATTGTTTTTAGCAATTTGGGTGAACACCCTGCTCTCTTGAGAATccattaaaattcaaattgtaTTCTTTGCTGTCATACTTGTAGGGAAGTGATTGAAGCAGGTATGCGTGAGTGTGTCACTCCAGTGACTGCAATGAACGCCGCCGCCTCAGGGGGGAAGCACAAGTGAGAAAGAGTTTAGCTATGGTGTTTATTTCTGTTATTTATAGTTTTATACTACACAACCGTTGGCTCACAGAGAATGCAGTTCAGATGTGTATGAATCCTGAAATGGATTCTAATAGAGTTCATGATGCAAGCAGATTAAAAGTGCTTCTGCAGGGCAAGTGTGCAACACTTTCTCAAGACTTCGTTAGTAATAGATGGTCATCGAATGAATATAGAGCCTCATTTTCCATTACCATTTGTCATACTGTGTTAGTTTCAGTAC contains:
- the LOC126798159 gene encoding probable plastidic glucose transporter 3 produces the protein MRGRHVDAYSAYKRVTSKDYFNAYDREEDTERLLSGKDLGNPSWRRSLPHMLVAAVSSFLFGYHLGVVNETLDSISLDLGFSGNPFAKGLVVSTCLGAAFVGSLFSGWVLDGVGHRRAFQLCALPMIIGASMSATTHSLWGMILGRIFVGTGMGIGPPVAALYVSEISPAFVRGTFGSFTQIATCLGLMGALFIGVPAKDIVGWWRVCFWVSTVPAAVLAICMEFCAESPHWLFKRGRTTEAEASFEKLLGGPHVKLAMAELSKSDRGDELDTVKFSELLYGRHFKMVFIGSAIFALQQLSGINAVFYFSSTVFKTFGIPSDIANVCVGFANLSGSVVAMILMDKLGRKVLLLGSFTGMVVSLGLQVSGASSFTSGSGALSLSVGGMLLFVLMFSLGAGPVPSLLLSEILPSRIRAKAMAVCMAVHWVVNFFVGLFFLPLLEKIGPQLLYTIFGTFCALAVMFVKRYVVETKGKSLQEIEIALIPPQ